In the genome of Candidatus Bathyarchaeota archaeon, the window GTTTTTCTATCAGAATCCACTTTTGTGACAGCGTTCGTATCTCCCAAGTCATGAAGCCTCTCTCCATCATATATCCAGCCAGTGGTAACTGCTTGAAACGTGTTTTCTTCTAACCACATGAGCGTCATCTCTTTATCATTGAACATTACATTTCCTCCATGTTTCCTAAATACCAATAACATAAATTGAATCGGTTTTTCTCCATCTCGACCAGAGAAATGAAGCCACCAATACTCCTTTCCTAGAGGGGGCAACAGTTCAGCATTATACATCACTCTATCTAACACCGACGCATCTATGTCTGAGCCGTTTATGGATGAAAGTTTTCTAATGAGAGAATAAGTTCCTCCAATTTTCCACATCGTTTTGTATAATTGACGGATCATCAGATTATCACATCGTTGTTTATTTCATCTTTTCAGGTATGGGTAACCAAGCTAGCGCGCGCTATTTATTAGAAATTAAGAATAAAATTAAAAGAAGTAAATTCTATCATACAAAGAAGTTATTTGACGAATTAGGTGCTTAAGTTAGTTCATCCTAAATAAGTTAACAGTATCCTTATGAGCTACCTTATTCTTTAAGTATTATAGTTCCTCCAAGCTTGCTAATTTTGGATTCTAACTCTTCTTGAGCTGTTTTGATCTTTTCTTCTAAGAAATCTTTGCTCTTATCAAAACATTGCGGATCATTGGGAGTAGTCAAGTGAAATTCAACGATAGAATCAGATTCATCCTGTTTCGGATGTGATTTTATATAAACGTAAGGACTACTTTTCTTCATAACTTCTTCAATTGCAGGTGCCATTGAACTTTCACCGATGCCTTTTACGAAAAAATTAGATTCTGCAAAATAACGCTTTCCAACTTCTTTTACAATTTCGCTTTTTACACTTTCCTCAAATATCGCTTTTAACTCACTTTGGACTCCAGGTAGGCATATAACATTCGTAATTTCCTTTTTCAAAAGCACACCGGGCGCAGATCCTACAGGATTCGGTAATGGTATCGAACCTGATGGAAGATTCGCCATTTTTTTTCTTGCAGGTGTGATTGTAGGATCACCTAAACGTTTTTTTTCATAAAGCTCTTGATATTTATGGGTTATCCATGAAAGTGCAGTTTTGTTGATTCCTAATGGTTTGTCTATGGCTAATGATAAACCCTCAAGAGTCATGTCATCGTAAGTGGGACCCAAACCACCTGAGATTATGAGAAATCTAGGAGAACGATTTAGAATCTCCTTTATCACGCTAGAGATCTCTTCAAGAACATCTCTAACAACATTAATTCTTGAACATGTTCCTCCCAATAGTGTAATTTGACGTGTAAGCCACTGGCTATTCATATTCAAAATTTTTCCTATTAATAATTCATTGCCTATGAACAACAGTTCAAATTTTACATCTTTGTTTGTCGGCAATATTTCTCATCTTCAACTGGCTTGAGAGAGAATAATAATCAAAAAGCTATTTAAATTCAAAGAAAGGCCTTTTTAATTGATATGTCCTCGGTATCTGAACTGATATCCTACGCTAATGAAATAGCAACGAAAATGGGTTTGCATAAATCTCTTGATATCGAAGTTGATTCGAGATTTGGCTTTAATTATTATAGTAATACAAAAGAATTTCATAGAATTAGATTAACGGATTTTAATAAATCAGAACTTTTACATGAGCTTGGTCATGCTTACATGTCCGAAAAGTTAACCAAACTTTATAGAATCTTTGAAAAAGTAATGAAGGCATTAAACATTCTCGCTGCAAGGTATGGCGAAGTTGGTGATTTTGTAAGTAATGTGATTTATAGTATTATTTTGTTTTTGTATTTTCTATTTGGAATCTTTATTGCATTTGAAAATAGTTCACCGGCAATTTTATTACCATTAATGATATTTGGAATAATTTTAATTATCCCTGTTATTGATGAGTTACTAGCTACGTATTTTGGAAATAAATTCAAGGCGCAAAAAAGAAAATGAATGATTCTTCATGGGTTTTTGCGATTGAAGAAGATAAGTTAATTGAAGATAGCATGCATGTTGCCTTCCCAAAGGGGATACCAATTATCCTTATAAAAAAAGAAGGCAAGATTTATGCTGTTTCGAATAAATGCGCTCATATGGCTTGTCCACTTTCAGGAGGGACTCTTGTAGATCATACTCTAACGTGCCCATGTCATGATTGGAAGTATGACATAAGAACAGGCGAATTTCTTCACGCAAAAGAAATAAAAATACCTATCTATCAATGGAAACTAGATAAAGGCAAAATATTTGTAAAAATTGAAGGTTGAAAATATGGTAAAAGTAGTTATGTATACTCTAAGTACTTGCCCTTGGTGTAGGAAAACAAAGCAATTCTTTACCGATAAAAAGATCCCTTTCGACTTCATAGATTACGATTTGGCAGATGAGAAGGAACAAGAGAGGATAAAGAGTGAAATGTCGAAGTACGGCGGCTCAATAGCTTTTCCATTTGTAATAATTGGAGAAGAGGCTATTGTTGGATATAACCCTGAGAACTATGCAGAGTTATTGGGGTTGTAGAAAGGAAAATAAAGATGAATGTTGAATCAAGAAAA includes:
- a CDS encoding molybdopterin-binding protein gives rise to the protein MPTNKDVKFELLFIGNELLIGKILNMNSQWLTRQITLLGGTCSRINVVRDVLEEISSVIKEILNRSPRFLIISGGLGPTYDDMTLEGLSLAIDKPLGINKTALSWITHKYQELYEKKRLGDPTITPARKKMANLPSGSIPLPNPVGSAPGVLLKKEITNVICLPGVQSELKAIFEESVKSEIVKEVGKRYFAESNFFVKGIGESSMAPAIEEVMKKSSPYVYIKSHPKQDESDSIVEFHLTTPNDPQCFDKSKDFLEEKIKTAQEELESKISKLGGTIILKE
- a CDS encoding glutaredoxin family protein, translated to MVKVVMYTLSTCPWCRKTKQFFTDKKIPFDFIDYDLADEKEQERIKSEMSKYGGSIAFPFVIIGEEAIVGYNPENYAELLGL
- a CDS encoding Rieske (2Fe-2S) protein; the protein is MNDSSWVFAIEEDKLIEDSMHVAFPKGIPIILIKKEGKIYAVSNKCAHMACPLSGGTLVDHTLTCPCHDWKYDIRTGEFLHAKEIKIPIYQWKLDKGKIFVKIEG